The following nucleotide sequence is from Nitrosopumilus adriaticus.
GAACATTGGGTTTTCTCTTTCCATATCAGCAATTGTTGGTGAGAATGAATAATACAATTGATTAAATCCAGTCATGAAAGCCATTCCAGAAGAAGTACTCATTACAGTATTATCTCTAATTTCTCTAAGGAATTGAACTTGCGGAGCTAATTCAGTTCCATAAGCTGCTGTTGCAATTAAGCATCCACCACCTTTAGATTCTGGTTCTGGGGTTTTGATTACTTGACAAATTCCATTAACAAGTTCAGTTCCTGCCCCACATGTTGGTTCTGGCTCAGGTTCTGGTTCTGGCTCAGGTTCTGGTTCTGGCTCAGGTTCTGGTTCTGGCTCAGGTTCTGGCTCAGGTTCTGGCTCAGGTTCTGGCTCAGGCTCAGGTTCCGGAGTATTAACTACCAAGTCTCCACCTACATAATCAAGAACGAGTTCACTAGTATTTCCACCATATTTTGTTTCAACAATATAATCTCCACTTAATTTCCATAGTTGACCACCTGCAATAAATGAAAATTCAAAAGTTCCATCAGAATCCGGAATCAATTGCCCAATAGTTACAAGATTATTTTCCGGAGATTTTACAACGTATGTAACTGCACCAGCAGATGGAGATAATGGATCATAGTCTTTCAGATTTCCAGATATTATGACATTTGCACCATTTGCAACAATGTCTATGTTTGAAGATGTATTTACTGGTAAAAGATTATGACTATCAGCAAAGACAGAGCCATTAACTCCGTATGATAAAATAGATATTGATAATAATGCAAATGCTAAGATTGCAGTAAGCCTCATTTTCATTTTGATTCATGAGTTGAGAGTATTTATGTTTTCAACGAAACAAAAATTGACCAGATTATACTCTAATGATACCTTTTTTGATTAAGAATTGAAGTGATTTAACAAAGTCATCGTCAGATATTTTCCCATCAGCCCACCACAAGGCATTATTTTTGATCCAATCTGGAATCATTTGATTTGCAGAAGACATACTTTCAATAGAAGGAACAGAGATTATACCTTCCTCAATCAGAAATTGAATCCCATCAATAAATTCAGAATTTGTAATTGTAGTTGAGGCCCAAGATTTTGCAGTGTTTTTAACCCAACTAGGTATTTTTGGTGAGATTACTTCAAAGGATACAGAACCCAAATCAAAGTTATTGTGAGACAATTGAATTTCATAAAGTCCGGACAAAGAATTTTCGTTAATTGAAATTATGGATCTATAACTTCCTCCACTAGAAAGGGTTGCTCCAAAATTCTGAGATTGCCCATCTGGAGAAACAATATTCACTTCCAATGG
It contains:
- a CDS encoding CFI-box-CTERM domain-containing protein, which encodes MKMRLTAILAFALLSISILSYGVNGSVFADSHNLLPVNTSSNIDIVANGANVIISGNLKDYDPLSPSAGAVTYVVKSPENNLVTIGQLIPDSDGTFEFSFIAGGQLWKLSGDYIVETKYGGNTSELVLDYVGGDLVVNTPEPEPEPEPEPEPEPEPEPEPEPEPEPEPEPEPEPEPEPTCGAGTELVNGICQVIKTPEPESKGGGCLIATAAYGTELAPQVQFLREIRDNTVMSTSSGMAFMTGFNQLYYSFSPTIADMERENPMFQEAVRVFITPMISTLSIMTLADSGSEVEVLGLGISVIALNLGMYIAAPALIGFKVHKHFKSRK